One Cololabis saira isolate AMF1-May2022 chromosome 18, fColSai1.1, whole genome shotgun sequence genomic region harbors:
- the LOC133418697 gene encoding LOW QUALITY PROTEIN: deleted in lung and esophageal cancer protein 1-like (The sequence of the model RefSeq protein was modified relative to this genomic sequence to represent the inferred CDS: deleted 2 bases in 1 codon; substituted 2 bases at 2 genomic stop codons), producing the protein MDLAEGKEKDRQNFLRNPRFLPLNTQKGGRSLIQDRAAGDRAPLFKPNPPVVMFTEYNVGHSYKTTLELINVTSLSRNVSIVPPNTRYFSVGLGRFPSKGDIVAPGMSVKYTVSFTPDSLGDYKDFIQVKTRAESVLVVPIEARRPPPKLTLSRVLDCGFCLVGGEKRVEFPCRNVGLSTGSFDIIPKSQWPVSDLRSVVGTYFTEQPPFKVTPSMFVLQPGEATVVQVVFSPTFAKKSHQVFTVVWDNCQVQDVSIKGEGQPXHQVISLELVSVSGEKGPPMLGEMRDNAAQHLVRLSPCNPHSVQNKSLVIRNNINLEMPFKWEIMKPDLDHLLPEETPKSANVQSHPDTDDVFHISPLTGVLAPCQEQEFRISFCPKELKDYHCVCHLVVRDVPQLPTEPTEHSVSQPGPKVSDVTVMKVKVKGRTEPYQILLDPDAVVIPGDIFIHTTTCRLFQMWNYSKTFILFQWETFNRSGHVIEVKPSAGRIEENSCFDFKLVVTGGKPEKIVTSLICNIQHLHKPITLPVEVSFKGPTVTVSVPSIDFGLLRLGESTHATFLLTNPTPLKAKWKLEQSLNSFQDHQDTQMTVKPSSGTLPSLASCSVEVLFRPRSCQQFETELELTVENGEGGHLRVRADVQSPQACLLNCRLVLSELYLGVPTTAGVTLLNQTLLPSHFSWVGPLQGKQASLCTATFDPSSGILGPNASVDILVNFTSRTDLELTEVTALCEVEGMNYPLVLAIVASPSKKLSVTYSVPRVCPPLDDACPPPLVLDFGEDVILKKAVTKQLLITNQTAIPATFTIQAEYFTCHASKTDSKPQKRFSVSFRAKQEEAKAHEEFVSGLLAYGKGAAFHVNPDSGLLGPFQTQTVHVTAYTEMWGEYRDQLECKVGTLEPVLIPVQMTVKGCPLYLTGPREDDQHQGPTIYFGTHISGGDTVSRSLYIINPTMFEIRVDWETYNIDQNDRKLVAVVGKCGDPFSLKDADGNKIQRRPLGLFDGDILSAEEEVNTPDSEGASASLQTVSVSSITPQIYXQKSFITWPLGNTKNFVSVHIRPQVGNLSDEPYCITPRQTVIPRKSTATFHASFTPVTLSGTACESTCVGLALGFMSLDSQARAYVPGKVRRVQGLDLQPIRLDLQAAVSPAVEDREFKAVMVITSPLVKTPNTLQLQGTGSE; encoded by the exons ATGGATCTAGCGGAGGGGAAGGAGAAAGATCGACAGAACTTCCTTCGTAATCCACGCTTCCTTCCCCTGAATACACAGAAGGGTGGCCGGTCCCTCATCCAGGACAG GGCCGCTGGTGATCGTGCTCCACTCTTCAAACCAAATCCCCCAGTGGTGATGTTTACTGAGTACAACGTGGGACATTCGTACAAG ACCACACTGGAGCTGATAAACGTGACTTCCTTGAGCCGCAACGTCAGTATCGTCCCCCCCAACACTCGTTACTTCTCGGTTGGCCTGG GGAGATTCCCCAGTAAAGGTGACATTGTTGCTCCAGGAATGAGTGTTAAGTACACGGTCAGTTTCACTCCAGACAGCTTGGGTGACTACAAGGATTTTATACAGGTAAAGACGCGGGCTGAGAGCGTACTTGTGGTACCCATTGAAGCACGGCGTCCTCCTCCTAAACTCACCT TGTCAAGAGTCCTGGACTGTGGTTTTTGCCTGGTCGGAGGAGAAAAGCGTGTTGAGTTCCCTTGCCGAAATGTCGGCCTCAGCACTGGGAGTTTTGACATCATCCCAAAGAGCCAGTGGCCAGTCTCAGATCTTAGG TCTGTAGTTGGAACATACTTCACTGAGCAGCCACCCTTTAAAGTGACTCCATCAATGTTCGTGCTGCAGCCTGGCGAGGCTACTGTTGTACAA GTTGTTTTCTCTCCCACctttgcaaaaaagagccatcagGTTTTCACTGTCGTCTGGGACAACTGCCAGGTGCAAGACGTTTCCATCAAAG GTGAAGGTCAA ccgtgacatcAAGTGATCTCACTAGAGCTTGTCTCCGTATCTGGGGAGAAGGGCCCTCCTATGTTGGGAGAGATGCGCGACAACGCTGCACAGCACCTTGTCCGTTTAAGCCCATGCAACCCTCACTCTGTGCAAAACAAGTCGCTTGTCATCAGAAACAACAT CAACTTGGAGATGCCTTTCAAATGGGAAATCATGAAGCCCGATCTGGATCATCTGCTTCCAGAGGAAACCCCCAAGTCCGCAAATGTTCAGTCCCACCCGGACACAGACGATGTTTTCCACATCAGCCCCTTAACAGGCGTCCTGGCTCCTTGCCAGGAACAAGAGTTTCGCATCAGTTTCTGTCCGAAGGAA TTGAAGGATTACCACTGTGTCTGTCACTTAGTTGTAAGGGATGTCCCCCAGCTGCCCACAGAGCCCACTGAGCACAG TGTTTCCCAGCCTGGCCCCAAGGTGAGTGACGTCACCGTCATGAAAGTAAAGGTCAAGGGACGTACAGAGCCGTACCAGATCCTCCTGGACCCCGATGCTGTTGTAATCCCTGGAGACATCTTTATACACACCACCACTTGCAGGCTATTTCAG ATGTGGAATTATAGTAAAACCTTCATTTTGTTTCAATGGGAGACGTTCAACAGGAGTGGCCATGTCATAGAAGTGAAGCCATCTGCTGGTAGAATAG AGGAGAACAGCTGCTTTGATTTCAAGCTTGTTGTGACTGGAGGGAAACCAGAGAAGATTGTGACCAGCTTGATTTGCAACATACAACACCTCCACAAGCCCATCACTTTGCCTGTAGAAGTCTCTTTCAAA GGTCCCACAGTGACCGTCAGTGTTCCCAGCATTGACTTTGGTCTGCTGAGACTTGGGGAGTCGACTCACGCTACCTTTCTCCTCACCAATCCCACCCCATTGAAGGCCAAATGGAAGCTGGAGCAGAGCCTCAATAGTTTTCAAGACCACCAAGACACACAG ATGACAGTGAAGCCCAGCAGTGGTACGCTGCCAAGTTTGGCTTCTTGCAGTGTGGAAGTGCTCTTCAGGCCACGATCCTGCCAGCAGTTTGAAACTGAGCTGGAGCTGACGGTGGAGAACGGAGAAGGAGG TCACCTGAGGGTGCGAGCAGATGTGCAGTCTCCTCAGGCGTGCCTGTTAAACTGCAGGCTTGTCCTCTCTGAACTTTACCTTGGAGTTCCCACCACAGCCGGCGTGACTCTTCTCAATCAGACTCTGCTGCCGTCACACTTCAGCTGGGTG GGCCCGCTCCAGGGCAAACAGGCTTCACTGTGTACAGCCACTTTCGACCCCTCCTCTGGTATTCTAGGGCCTAATGCAAGCGTAGATATTCTAGTTAATTTCACCTCTCGCACAGAC CTGGAGCTGACTGAGGTGACGGCTCTCTGTGAGGTGGAGGGGATGAACTAC CCTCTTGTTCTCGCTATCGTAGCTTCCCCGAGCAAGAAACTCAGCGTGACCTACTCGGTGCCCCGTGTCTG TCCTCCACTGGATGATGCTTGCCCTCCGCCACTGGTGCTCGACTTTGGGGAAGATGTTATTTTGAAGAAAGCTGTGaccaagcagctgctgataACCAATCAAACTGCCATCCCTGCGACTTTTACTATCCAGGCAGAGTATTTCACCTGCCATGCCTCCAAGACTGATAGCAAACCACAGAAAAG ATTCTCAGTCTCTTTCCGGGCTAAGCAAGAGGAAGCAAAAGCACATGAAG AGTTTGTGAGCGGCCTTCTCGCTTATGGAAAAGGTGCTGCTTTCCATGTGAACCCAGACTCAGGGCTGCTGGGACCGTTTCAGACTCAAACTGTGCACGTGACTGCCTACACAGAGATGTGGGGGGAATACAGAGATCAGCTCGAATGCAAA GTTGGGACACTTGAACCCGTCCTTATTCCTGTGCAGATGACTGTAAAAGGTTGTCCGCTCTACTTAACGGGACCACGGGAAGACGACCAGCACCAGGGACCAACTATATA CTTTGGCACTCACATCTCTGGAGGGGACACAGTTTCTCGA TCTCTCTACATCATAAATCCCACCATGTTTG AAATCCGTGTGGACTGGGAGACTTACAACATAGATCAGAATGACCGTAAACTGGTGGCTGTTGTGGGGAAATGTGGAGACCCCTTCTCACTTAAAGATGCCGACGGGAATAAGATACAGAGAAGGCCTTTAGGACTTTTTGATGGAGACATTCTATCAGCAGAGGAGGAGGTTAACACACCCGACTCCGAGGGCGCAAGCGCTTCCCTCCAAACTGTGAGTGTATCAAGCATCACCCCACAGATATATTAACAGAAGTCTTTTATCACATGGCCTCTgggaaatact AAAAACTTTGTCTCCGTCCACATCAGACCGCAAGTGGGCAACCTCTCAGATGAGCCTTACTGCATCACACCACGACAAACA GTGATTCCAAGGAAGAGCACTGCAACCTTTCATGCCTCCTTCACGCCTGTGACTCTCTCTGGGACGGCCTGTGAGTCCACATGTGTGGGCCTGGCGCTGGGTTTCATGAGCCTAGACTCCCAG